The Pseudomonas bijieensis DNA window AACTTCTTCGATCAGCACGTCGAAGTTGCGGGAGATAACGTGGGTTGGGTCGCCGATCATGGTGTACTGGATCTTGCCGATGGCTGGCGAAGTGTTGTGCCAGGCCGCATGGGCAAAGTGGGTGTCGGTCGACACGCTGTAGATCTCGACGCCCAGTTTCTTGAACTCGGCGTAATTGTCGGCCAGGTCTTCCAGCTCGGTTGGGCAAACGAAGGTGAAGTCGGCTGGGTAGAAGAACACTACAGACCACTTGCCTTTCAGGTCGGCGTCCGATACCGGAACGAATTCGCCGTTTTTGAAAGCGGTAGCGTTGAACGGTTTAACTTGGCTGTTGATGATAGGCATCGATGTTTCTCCGTCAGGGTTGAAAGTTGAT harbors:
- the ahpC gene encoding alkyl hydroperoxide reductase subunit C, yielding MPIINSQVKPFNATAFKNGEFVPVSDADLKGKWSVVFFYPADFTFVCPTELEDLADNYAEFKKLGVEIYSVSTDTHFAHAAWHNTSPAIGKIQYTMIGDPTHVISRNFDVLIEEVGLADRGTFVINPEGQIKIVELNDGGVGRDASELLRKIKAAQYVAAHPGEVCPAKWKEGEATLAPSLDLVGKI